CGACGTATGCCCTGTCGAATGCGACTGCGTCCTGGGCGAACGAATCTAGATTCGGGGTAGTTTCGGCATCATACCCGTATGCGCCAACGTGGTCGGCGCGGAGGGAATCAATGTCTATGTAGAGCGTGCGCATCAATCTACAATGGTGAACCAGTCCGTATAAAAATGTAGGTAGGGCAGAGAGTCGGCTTTCGGACAACATGATCAACCCCGGTTATGATGTTTAAGTGTGCGATTGGAGTGACAACACATCCCATGAAGACGAAATCCTGACGCTTGTATCCCGTACCCGCGTTTTGACCGCTCCGGCTAAGCTGTGCTTTTCCCCGTGTTCGCCTCAAGTCACCTGATTATCGACTAGACCGCCTCGAATCCTCTTGTTGAGGTCTGCAGTGCTATATTAGGTCGTCAGCGAAACAAGATGTGGGCATTGGGGCGTTCGTAATTAGCGAACAGTTTTACCGGACTGGCTCATTAGACGAAAATATGGCAAATAGCGAACGACAATCCGTCCGGGCCGTCGACACGATGTTCTCCATCCTCGAAACGGTCCAGCAGAGAGAGGTTGCGGGCGTTACGGAATTGGCCAGAGAGCTGGATAAGTCTAAATCGAACGTCTACAAACACATGATAACGCTCTGTGAGCACGGTTTGGTAGTTCGTGATGGGAACAAATTCCGACTGGGGCTCCGCCCTTTCGAGATGGGATCGTTGGCTCGTCGTCGCCATCCTCTTTACCGTGAGGCCGCAGCGAACGTCCAGGAACTCGCTGATGTCACGAATGAGTCTGCGGCCCTGTTGGTACCCAACCAACGCATGGGAATCTACATCCAATCGATTAACCCAGACGATCGTAGCACCCCTGGGAGCGTAGAGGGGACTCGATGCCGTCTCCACGAGACTGCGTCAGGACAGGCGATTCTAGCGTGCTATGGCCCGGAGAAACGTGAAAAACTGCTCCCCGAAACTCTTGCGGATAATGAACAACAGACGTTGACCGAGAACGTCGACCGGATTGACAAAGACGGTATCACGGTCGCAACGCTACCGTGGGACTCGGACCTCTGTGAAATCGCCGCCCCGATTACTGTCGAAGAGGATCCCGTAGGTTCGATCGGCTTGTTGATTGACAGCACCAACGATTCGAGCGACCGGATCGGCCCCAACTACGGTCAAATCGTGAAAAAAATGGGGAAGACCCTCTCGAAGCGGATGCATCTCCGACGCGGCTCTGAGGCGTGATAACGGGCCGAACCCAGAGAGGGGTAGTAGTCGATTCCCTGATTTCGGTCGGCGTACCGTCCCTGCAATGGATTTGCCCAGTGCATTCGTTGCCGCGTAATGTTGCTCTTCAAGTGGAGTCCCATGGGTCCTCATTGATGTTGGCGTACCCGACTGCTGGCATATCGGGTACGAACTTATTTATATTGGTGTCGTAATCTACGATGTAAGACGATGGCGAGCCCAAACATCGTAGTCTTATTTACTGATCAGCAACAGGCAGCATCAGTCCACCCGGAATCCTCGTGTCGGACGCCAACTCTCGATACGTTCAGTGAGTCGGGGACACGATTTGACCGGTGTTACTCGCCGAACCCGATCTGTTCTCCGTCCCGGGCCAGTTTCATGACCGGTGTACTGCCCCATGTGCACGGGATGATAAACGTCACACACGGTGTCGAACCGTACGGGGCACAATTTCAATCGGAGTTGGATACCTGGAGCGAGCGCCTCAGTGACGCGGGCTACACGAACG
This DNA window, taken from Haloarcula ordinaria, encodes the following:
- a CDS encoding IclR family transcriptional regulator: MANSERQSVRAVDTMFSILETVQQREVAGVTELARELDKSKSNVYKHMITLCEHGLVVRDGNKFRLGLRPFEMGSLARRRHPLYREAAANVQELADVTNESAALLVPNQRMGIYIQSINPDDRSTPGSVEGTRCRLHETASGQAILACYGPEKREKLLPETLADNEQQTLTENVDRIDKDGITVATLPWDSDLCEIAAPITVEEDPVGSIGLLIDSTNDSSDRIGPNYGQIVKKMGKTLSKRMHLRRGSEA